The window GTGGGCATGGTGAATGGAGGGGAAGGCGCGCCATGCAGTGGGGACGGGAGGACAGTGAACAGGGCAAGGTGAAGTACCTGGGCtgccggcgacctcgacaGTGGAGAGAGCACCAAGTAATGGACTGGGCTGGAACTCTGCTACGGCAAGAAAACGGGGagaccagcagcagcagcagcagcagcaccaccaccaccaccactaccgcGGCGTGCACAGGCAGGAGTAGGTAGAAGTGACCCCGCCAGGTGGGCTGGTcgttttttcttctctctttcatTCTCCCCAGTGCACAATGCTGCTTGCTCTAGAGTCTGGAGTCCGGACTGGACCGAGGCTACCTAGGGGTGCTCTGAAAAGCATCCATCAGAGGCAATGACAGACTGACTGGTAGTCGCGGTTGAGGGCTTTAGGTATTGGAGTGTGAGCATGCACTCGGTGCGTACAGAATAGGAGTGACCGAGTGATTGACTGATCATCCTGGGAGAGATTGGCGGTCTGGTGGGGTCGGATGAGGTAGATGGCGAAAAAGCTAGCCACAAaacgccgtcgaccgccCAAAGTACCATGCTGTTGATGTGCAGCCGACACCGCGAGATGACGGCACACCTCCAatcccccccaaaaaaaccAACACAACACAGTCGATTTCAAGGGACCGTTCGCCCGTTCGTGTCCGTGGCTGACGGGTTCAACCTCGTGTGCTGCATGGCGCATCTGACGCACGCTCGCTCAGATCGCAGCTATCATCGCTAGCAGCCGTGACTAGAGCAGTGAAGCAATGAAGCATGCACCCACGTTCTGCGTGCTGCTATGGCCGTGTAGCTGTGCATCTAGCTGCCTCTGCTATGGTCCCTCTGCGCCGTCTGTGAGTCttcccatccctccctctctcggcCGGTTACCACCTGGACTCTCCTATCACGGTGGGTTGAACGAGTGTCTAGTCATGATAGTTGCCTCAGCGAGTCGGCGTCTGTCTATATGGTGGCGGGATGGCGAAAAAGGTGAGGAGCTACCTGAAGCATGTGATGACATAAACCTGCGCTAGCAAGCCTCCCCCGTCCACCAGCCTAGCCACTCACAGCTATCGCAACAGCAACACTCTCGCAGAGAATCCAAGGGTCCTCCCCCCGATGTTTTCTGCTCGCCGTTGCAGTTTGCAAATCTACAGTGGTTGCAGCCCGCTCTCGGTCCCCAGATACAAGCGGTAGCACAACCTCGCTGCGATTCCATTCCTATCGGCCTCGGAGCTGAGGCTATTGCAAGGACAgagagctgctgctgctgctgcttaCTGGTGGTTGATGAATTGCGCTCCTTTCCAGCCGCTATCGATCTCGTCAACCCCTGGACCTTGTTCCCTCAGTCCCGCTTCGCTCCCAACGCTGGGACTGGACACTCACGATGCTGCCCAACGGAAACGACTACTGCGGACTGCGGTAACGAgtcgttgacgaggttgCGTTCCCCAGGCCTACACCCGTGCGGCAGCTGCACGCATATCTCCAGATTCTGTATCCTCGCTGAGATCGAGGCTGGTAGCGTGTGCGCAGAACGTCCAAGCAAAAACAAGTCCAAATAGCCGCTTGTATACCGCACGAAAACCCAAGACCCGTAAACCATGCGCGATCGGCGGGGACCAATTAGCAGGTCAGGTACAGTGATACCAAGGGGAAAGCCTCGGAGATGCACAAACGGCCATCCCGACACATGGCGACGCGTGCTGCAGTCCAACTTCCATGGCGTGCGCGggcgcctgcgcctgcaAGCCTGCAACGTCTAAATTTCAAGGGTTCGGTGAACGACGGCACCTCGACCAACAAGAGAGACACATCACTGGGACTGGCTGGTCGTCGTGGCTCGCAAGCATTTACGACAAAAGGACAGAAACGACCTGTCCGCGCCGCTGGGGGAAGAGGGTGTGCCTGTTCCGGCCTCTCACTGGCTGCTGCGAATAGTGATAGCGCTGATAAGACATTTGACGAACAGGGATCAGGTAAGCTCTTTTGAGAGATAATATCGGATAAGGTACGTACTCTTGCATACCTTCCCCTGCCCCTTTCCGCCAATTGCCTGCCGCCAAGAGTCAAGGTTACAGACCACAATCCACCTTTGAATGTCCGAGGTGCTCCACCGAAACACTATGGCATGCAACATTTCACGATGGCTAAAATGGATCTCGGAACAAATAACAAGCTTCTTTCCATCTTTGGCTTGTTTGTTCAACTTACGTACAGCAAACCGCCCCTCGACAAGTTGAGAACACACTGGTAACTTATGACACTTGATTTCCCTTCTGGCGTTTCTAATACAGACATCCCTGCCGCACTGTCGCCCCCGAACCCGCATCTGGACCTCAACCTCCGTCCCGATCAAGCCAATGTCGTCTCCGTGACCTTGTCTGCGGCATCAGCCACGCCGTTCCCCATCTTTTCCCCCTTTAGTGCCTTGTTCGACGTCGCAACCTGTCCAGACCAAGTCCCCATCAACAAGCAGGACACGAGGTTGATGGAGAGCATCGGAACGCTAATAAACCAGCCGAGCTGGCTGGGACGCGAGGACTAGCACCAGCCCGTCCCCATCCCGTCCTGATTTGCTTGTCAGGTACCCGCTCGTATCCCACGCAAGTAACCGTCACGACCACGGTCCGAGGCGCagtgtggtggtggtcatCTAGATGGGACGATTTAGACAATCACCGGCTCGCCGCTTGACCGCCAGAGAAGAAAGGGGGTGAGGACGTCTTTTTCGGTCTACCGGCCCTTAGTCAACGAGAAACATAACAGACCGCCCTCGCGATCGGATCATGCGGTTTCCGTTCCGCTACCAACCTTCGCCCTGACCTCATTGCTGGCTGTCAACGGCCCAAGGGGgggcaacaacaacaaaaaacAAGCTTTCATCATTGAGACGTCCAACCCATTTCACGCCCATGTCCACGCCCAGCTGCCCCCAGATGTGCCAGCACTCACTCATAACGCCCAAGTTCCAACCACTATGAACAACCCCCATGTTCGCTCCCTGAACCCCCCGGCCAAAACGGATGCCACCCGGCCAATGCCCGGCTTCCCCTCCGGCACGAGGTTGTGAATCCCTGGGTCCAGCTCTGCTACTTCGCAGGTGGCCCCATCTAAAACTCGCCAGTCTCCATGTCGTGCGAGCCCGCCTTCGCCGCGATCCCTCTCTTCGGGAAAGCGAAAGCCTACCCGAATCACGGAGACAAGCCCTTGCCGCGCAATCGGCGGATGCTAGAAGGGCATCATGGCACGCCGGATCACCCACAAGTTCAGCCCGTCCCACGTTTCCTCTCCACCGCCCGCTTCCGTGGCTTTCCCTAACCCGTCACCGACGGCCACCGTCATTCGGATCCGCCGCCACATCCTCTGCTTGTCATTCTGTCGAAACCGGCCGGACAGCTTGTCGATCCTTCAAAGACAATAAACCTGTCGTCCTGGGCGCCTGGCTGGctcggggaaggggggttgaCGAGATCCTGATCCCGGATGGCGAGCCTTCTTCGGGACGCTTCCTCCACGCGAGCCGTCCACAGCTTCCTCATCCCATTGTGGCAGACCAGACAGGTATTTTCTGCACTGATATGTCATGGTGAGAATCCCGCCGGAAGATCACTTCGCTTCTTCCACTATCCCGCCCTTCCCCGCATCGCTTTGATTCGTTCCCGCTTATCGCCACCTACAGAACCGAGCTGCGCTAaatccctcctcccccctccttccctcccttcaCCGCCTCTGGGGCCAGCGTCGCCCTCATTATTCCAAGTGATGAGAGAATACCTGGGACTCGGTGGACGCCCTTCCCAAACCTCCCTGCATCGTGCATGCGGGTGGTAGCGCTCGCGTGCCTGTGACTTGTCGTCCGGGGTCAGGCCCCAGGAACATACATGGCCCGGCATGGCCCGGCCTGGTCAAGCGTCACGAAACAGCGCTTCGTATCGTACCTGTCTTGGCCGCTGTGAGCCGCCGTGGCCTTATCTACACGACATTCACCTGAACCGATGCCTTCACCTTCCCTGCGTGTTCTTTTCAGGCAAAAGGAACCTTCCGTCATGCGGGGAATTTATTTTATTGTTACATTCATTGGTTCGTCCGCCAAGTCTGAGGTGTCTTCGCCTCGGTATGAATGTTGCCCGAGGCTCGTTCGTTAACTCGTGGCGACCAGCCTGTGTGATGTATCCTCGCTCTTTGACGGCGAGACATCCGGGCGATGAATTGCTTCCACCCGAAAGGCCATTCACAACCCTTCTCATTCATCTCCCTTCACTCCTATTCCTTCGCTGCCCCTCTCTTTAGTGCTTCACCGTGTAGTCCTCGTCGGGGAGGTACAGATGCCTCTGGGCGCCTTTGGCGGTAAGGACGACCATGCGGATGACGCCGCCAGAGCTGCCGTCCCActtgatggcctccttgagCGATCCCTTGACGAACTCGAcagcctccttctcctccatgCCCTCCTTCCAATGCTCGTCACAGTATCCGTAGATGTAGGTCGAGCCCgagccgccgatggcgtAGGACTGCTTGTGTAGGGAGCCGCCGAGGGGGATCGAGTAGACCTGGCCGCCGTGGCGCTCGTCCcagccggcgatgatgaggccgGCGCTTGATAGAGATTTCGTCAGTAACGTTCACACGTCATAAGAGCAGCGGGCAGATAAAGGGGAACGGGGAGCAGCAAAACTCACGTCAGACGgtccttgttggcgtagcaGACCTCTtggaagatggcggcggcggtttGCGTCATAGGGGGCTTGCCGTTGCGCATGGCGTACAAACCCAGCTGGTACTGgacgatgtcggcgacggcctgggTATCGGCGGCGGAGCCTGACCGGCAGCACCAGATGGTGTCGTGAACTTGTGTGAGCTTGTCGGTGACGCGGTTGGCAATGTAGGCGCCCGTCGTTGTCCGGGAATCGGCACCTGCATGGTTGTCGGGCGTCAGCGATTGTCTCCTCCCCCGACAAGGGTATTACCATCATCATGAAGGTCTGGATCGACGGCGGGGGAACCATCCATCATCGCATCAAAAGGGCGTGA is drawn from Colletotrichum destructivum chromosome 6, complete sequence and contains these coding sequences:
- a CDS encoding Putative peptidase T1A, proteasome beta-subunit, proteasome, subunit alpha/beta produces the protein MEFTTTGMLNEDGIHVDMERLKKGEVNLGTSIMAVTFKDGVILGADSRTTTGAYIANRVTDKLTQVHDTIWCCRSGSAADTQAVADIVQYQLGLYAMRNGKPPMTQTAAAIFQEVCYANKDRLTAGLIIAGWDERHGGQVYSIPLGGSLHKQSYAIGGSGSTYIYGYCDEHWKEGMEEKEAVEFVKGSLKEAIKWDGSSGGVIRMVVLTAKGAQRHLYLPDEDYTVKH